Proteins encoded together in one Xenopus laevis strain J_2021 chromosome 6L, Xenopus_laevis_v10.1, whole genome shotgun sequence window:
- the znf521.L gene encoding zinc finger protein 521-like isoform X4, with the protein MSRRKQAKPRSLKDPNCKLEDKSEDGESTDCKKRQEEGDELEEEAVHSCDSCLQVFESLSDITEHKISQCQLTDGADVEDDPTCSWPASSPSSKDQASPSHGEGFDFGEEEGIPGLPYPCQFCDKSFSRLSYLKHHEQSHSDKLPFKCTYCSRLFKHKRSRDRHIKLHTGDKKYHCSECDASFSRSDHLKIHLKTHTSNKPYKCAICRRGFLSSSSLHGHMQVHERNKDCSQSGSRMEEWKMKDTQKCSQCEEGFDFPEDLQKHIAECHPECSPNDDRAALQCMYCHELFVEETSLLNHMEQIHNSEKKNSCNICSENFHSIEELYSHMDSHQHPESCNPSNSPSLVTVGYTSVSSTTPDSNLSVDSSIMVEVAPPLAKGRGRKRAVQQTGDVNAPTNKQAKVSYSCIYCSKQLFSSLAVLQIHLKTMHLDKPEQAHICQYCLEVLPSLYNLNEHLKQVHETQDPALIVSTMPTMVYQCNFCSEIFNDINMLQDHIRSSHGFANPVAKDSNAFFCPHCYMGFLTDTSLEEHIRQVHCELSNSRFGSPVLGTPKDPVVEVYSCSYCTNSPIFNSVLKLNKHIKENHKNIPLALNYIHNGKKSRALSPLSPVTLEQSSLKMMQSLGGTPSRPAGEYICNQCGAKYTSLDGFQTHLKTHLDTVLPKLTCPQCNKEFPNQESLLKHVTIHFMITSTYYICESCDKQFTSVDDLQKHLLDMHTFVFFRCTLCQEVFDSKVSIQLHLAVKHSNEKKVYRCTSCNWDFRTETDLQLHVKHNHLENQGKIHKCIFCGESFGTEVELQCHITTHSKKYNCKFCSKAFHAIILLEKHLREKHCVFEAKTQNCGTNGASEQIQKEEVELQTLLTNNQESHHSHDGSEEDIDTSEPMYGCDICGAAYTMESLLQNHQLRDHNIRPGESAIVKKKAELIKGNFKCNVCSRTFFSEGGLREHMQTHLGPVKHYMCPICGERFPSLLTLTEHKVTHSKSLDTGNCRICKFPLQSEEDFLEHCQMHPDLRNSLTGFRCVVCMQTVTSTLELKIHGTFHMQKTGTAVQTAGRAQNLQKLYKCASCLKEFRSKQDLVKLDINGLPYGLCASCVNLSKSASPNTNVTLSANRQVISQTDSLTCMEGKNNKTSVLKTRCSSCNVKFESEIELQNHIQTIHRELASENSTAQLKTPQVSPMARISPSQSDEKTYQCIKCQMVFYNEWDIQVHVANHMIGCFLSQWRLAL; encoded by the exons ATGGTGCAGATGTAGAAGATGATCCAACTTGTTCGTGGCCTGCTTCATCACCTTCTAGTAAAGATCAAGCATCACCAAGCCACGGAGAAGGGTTTGATTTTGGGGAAGAAGAAGGTATTCCTGGACTGCCTTACCCATGCCAGTTCTGTGACAAATCCTTTAGCCGCCTCAGCTACTTAAAGCATCATGAACAAAGCCACAGTGACAAACTACCTTTCAAGTGCACATATTGTAGTAGACTGTTTAAACATAAACGAAGTAGGGACCGCCATATAAAACTGCACACAGGAGACAAAAAATATCACTGCAGTGAATGTGATGCATCATTCTCCAGAAGTGATCATCTTAAAATTCATTTGAAGACTCATACATCCAACAAGCCATATAAATGTGCCATTTGTAGGCGAGGTTTTCTATCATCTAGTTCTTTACATGGTCACATGCAAGTGCATGAAAGAAACAAAGACTGCTCTCAGTCAGGGTCTAGAATGGAAGAATGGAAGATGAAAGACACtcaaaaatgcagtcagtgtgaGGAAGGTTTTGACTTCCCTGAAGATCTCCAAAAGCATATAGCTGAATGTCATCCAGAATGTTCTCCAAATGATGACCGGGCTGCCCTCCAGTGTATGTATTGCCATGAATTATTTGTGGAAGAAACATCGCTGCTGAACCACATGGAGCAAATACACAATAGCGAAAAAAAGAATTCTTGTAACATTTGCTCTGAAAATTTCCATAGCATTGAAGAGCTTTACAGCCATATGGATAGCCATCAGCATCCAGAATCTTGTAATCCCAGTAACAGTCCATCTTTAGTTACTGTTGGGTATACATCTGTTTCAAGCACCACCCCTGATTCAAATTTATCTGTAGACAGTTCAATCATGGTAGAAGTTGCTCCCCCATTAGCAAAAGGCCGTGGCAGGAAAAGGGCTGTTCAACAGACAGGTGATGTCAATGCACCGACAAATAAACAGGCAAAAGTTTCATACAGCTGTATCTACTGCAGCAAGCAGCTCTTTTCTAGTTTGGCAGTTTTACAAATCCATCTTAAAACTATGCATTTAGATAAACCAGAGCAAGCTCACATCTGTCAGTATTGTTTAGAAGTCTTACCTTCCCTCTACAATCTGAATGAACATCTGAAACAGGTACACGAAACTCAGGATCCAGCACTAATTGTTTCTACTATGCCCACCATGGTGTATCAGTGTAACTTTTGTTCTGAAATATTCAATGATATAAATATGCTTCAGGACCACATAAGAAGTTCACATGGATTTGCAAACCCCGTTGCTAAAGACAGTAATGCCTTCTTTTGCCCCCACTGCTACATGGGGTTCCTTACTGATACATCTTTAGAAGAGCACATTCGGCAAGTTCATTGTGAACTTAGCAATTCTCGTTTTGGTTCCCCAGTGTTAGGAACTCCAAAAGATCCAGTTGTTGAGGTTTATTCGTGTTCATACTGTACAAATTCTCCTATCTTTAACAGTGTTCTTAAACTAAACAAGCACATCAAAGAGAATCACAAAAATATTCCTTTGGCATTAAATTACattcataatggaaaaaaatctaGAGCTTTGAGTCCTTTGTCTCCTGTTACATTGGAACAATCTTCGCTAAAAATGATGCAGTCCTTAGGAGGCACTCCTTCAAGACCTGCAGGCGAATATATCTGTAATCAGTGTGGTGCCAAATACACATCCCTCGATGGCTTTCAGACTCACTTAAAAACTCATCTCGATACAGTTTTGCCAAAGCTAACATGTCCTCAGTGTAACAAAGAATTTCCAAACCAAGAATCCCTTTTAAAGCATGTTACCATTCACTTCATGATAACCTCTACATATTACATCTGTGAAAGCTGTGACAAGCAGTTCACATCAGTCGATGACTTACAGAAGCATTTGCTGGACATGcacacatttgtgttttttcgGTGCACACTGTGCCAAGAGGTGTTTGACTCTAAGGTCTCCATTCAGCTTCATTTGGCTGTGAAGCAcagtaatgaaaaaaaagtgtacCGTTGCACTTCCTGCAACTGGGACTTCCGAAcagaaactgacttgcagctccATGTGAAGCACAATCACTTGGAAAACCAGGGAAAAATCCACAAGTGCATTTTCTGTGGTGAATCTTTTGGCACTGAGGTAGAGCTGCAATGTCACATAACAACCCACAGCAAAAAGTACAATTGTAAATTCTGCAGCAAAGCTTTCCATGCAATTATTTTACTGGAAAAACACTTGAGGGAAAAACACTGTGTTTTTGAAGCTAAAACTCAAAACTGTGGAACCAATGGAGCTTCAGAGCAAATTCAGAAAGAAGAAGTGGAGCTACAGACGTTACTCACAAACAATCAAGAGTCCCATCATAGCCATGATGGCAGTGAAGAAGATATTGATACGTCAGAGCCAATGTATGGCTGTGACATATGTGGAGCTGCCTATACTATGGAATCCCTTCTGCAAAACCATCAGCTCCGAGACCATAATATCAGGCctggagagagtgcaattgtTAAGAAGAAAGCTGAACTGATTAAGGGGAACTTTAAATGCAATGTGTGTTCCCGTACATTCTTTTCCGAAGGTGGATTGCGAGAACACATGCAAACTCATTTGGGACCAGTAAAGCATTACATGTGCCCAATTTGTGGAGAAAGATTTCCTTCCCTTTTAACTCTTACTGAACACAAAGTCACCCACAGTAAGAGCTTGGACACAGGCAACTGCAGAATTTGTAAATTTCCTCTTCAAAGTGAGGAGGACTTCTTGGAGCACTGTCAGATGCATCCTGACCTGCGGAACTCCCTGACAGGATTCCGTTGTGTGGTGTGCATGCAGACTGTGACCTCAACTCTTGAGCTGAAAATCCATGGCACGTTTCATATGCAGAAAACTGGAACTGCTGTTCAAACTGCAGGTCGTGCACAGAACTTacagaaattatataaatgtgCCTCGTGCCTGAAAGAGTTTCGCTCAAAACAGGATCTTGTAAAGCTTGATATTAATGGTCTACCCTATGGCCTGTGTGCTAGCTGTGTTAATCTTAGCAAAAGTGCTAGTCCAAATACCAATGTGACTTTAAGCGCTAACAGACAGGTTATAAGCCAAACTGACAGCCTGACTTGCATGGAAGGTAAAAATAATAAGACATCTGTACTAAAGACACGATGCTCTAGCTGCAATGTTAAATTTGAATCAGAAATTGAACTTCAAAATCACATTCAGACAATCCACAGAGAGCTTGCATCAGAAAACAGTACAGCACAACTGAAAACTCCACAAGTTTCTCCAATGGCCAGGATAAGTCCTTCTCAGTCCGATGAG AAAACATACCAGTGCATCAAGTGCCAGATGGTTTTTTACAATGAATGGGATATCCAGGTTCATGTTGCAAACCACATGATTG
- the znf521.L gene encoding zinc finger protein 521-like isoform X5: protein MQVHERNKDCSQSGSRMEEWKMKDTQKCSQCEEGFDFPEDLQKHIAECHPECSPNDDRAALQCMYCHELFVEETSLLNHMEQIHNSEKKNSCNICSENFHSIEELYSHMDSHQHPESCNPSNSPSLVTVGYTSVSSTTPDSNLSVDSSIMVEVAPPLAKGRGRKRAVQQTGDVNAPTNKQAKVSYSCIYCSKQLFSSLAVLQIHLKTMHLDKPEQAHICQYCLEVLPSLYNLNEHLKQVHETQDPALIVSTMPTMVYQCNFCSEIFNDINMLQDHIRSSHGFANPVAKDSNAFFCPHCYMGFLTDTSLEEHIRQVHCELSNSRFGSPVLGTPKDPVVEVYSCSYCTNSPIFNSVLKLNKHIKENHKNIPLALNYIHNGKKSRALSPLSPVTLEQSSLKMMQSLGGTPSRPAGEYICNQCGAKYTSLDGFQTHLKTHLDTVLPKLTCPQCNKEFPNQESLLKHVTIHFMITSTYYICESCDKQFTSVDDLQKHLLDMHTFVFFRCTLCQEVFDSKVSIQLHLAVKHSNEKKVYRCTSCNWDFRTETDLQLHVKHNHLENQGKIHKCIFCGESFGTEVELQCHITTHSKKYNCKFCSKAFHAIILLEKHLREKHCVFEAKTQNCGTNGASEQIQKEEVELQTLLTNNQESHHSHDGSEEDIDTSEPMYGCDICGAAYTMESLLQNHQLRDHNIRPGESAIVKKKAELIKGNFKCNVCSRTFFSEGGLREHMQTHLGPVKHYMCPICGERFPSLLTLTEHKVTHSKSLDTGNCRICKFPLQSEEDFLEHCQMHPDLRNSLTGFRCVVCMQTVTSTLELKIHGTFHMQKTGTAVQTAGRAQNLQKLYKCASCLKEFRSKQDLVKLDINGLPYGLCASCVNLSKSASPNTNVTLSANRQVISQTDSLTCMEGKNNKTSVLKTRCSSCNVKFESEIELQNHIQTIHRELASENSTAQLKTPQVSPMARISPSQSDEKKTYQCIKCQMVFYNEWDIQVHVANHMIDEGLNHECKLCSQTFDSPAKLQCHLIEHSFEGMGGTFKCPVCFTVFVQANKLQQHIFSAHGQEDKIYDCAHCPQKFFFQTELQNHTMTQHSS, encoded by the exons ATGCAAGTGCATGAAAGAAACAAAGACTGCTCTCAGTCAGGGTCTAGAATGGAAGAATGGAAGATGAAAGACACtcaaaaatgcagtcagtgtgaGGAAGGTTTTGACTTCCCTGAAGATCTCCAAAAGCATATAGCTGAATGTCATCCAGAATGTTCTCCAAATGATGACCGGGCTGCCCTCCAGTGTATGTATTGCCATGAATTATTTGTGGAAGAAACATCGCTGCTGAACCACATGGAGCAAATACACAATAGCGAAAAAAAGAATTCTTGTAACATTTGCTCTGAAAATTTCCATAGCATTGAAGAGCTTTACAGCCATATGGATAGCCATCAGCATCCAGAATCTTGTAATCCCAGTAACAGTCCATCTTTAGTTACTGTTGGGTATACATCTGTTTCAAGCACCACCCCTGATTCAAATTTATCTGTAGACAGTTCAATCATGGTAGAAGTTGCTCCCCCATTAGCAAAAGGCCGTGGCAGGAAAAGGGCTGTTCAACAGACAGGTGATGTCAATGCACCGACAAATAAACAGGCAAAAGTTTCATACAGCTGTATCTACTGCAGCAAGCAGCTCTTTTCTAGTTTGGCAGTTTTACAAATCCATCTTAAAACTATGCATTTAGATAAACCAGAGCAAGCTCACATCTGTCAGTATTGTTTAGAAGTCTTACCTTCCCTCTACAATCTGAATGAACATCTGAAACAGGTACACGAAACTCAGGATCCAGCACTAATTGTTTCTACTATGCCCACCATGGTGTATCAGTGTAACTTTTGTTCTGAAATATTCAATGATATAAATATGCTTCAGGACCACATAAGAAGTTCACATGGATTTGCAAACCCCGTTGCTAAAGACAGTAATGCCTTCTTTTGCCCCCACTGCTACATGGGGTTCCTTACTGATACATCTTTAGAAGAGCACATTCGGCAAGTTCATTGTGAACTTAGCAATTCTCGTTTTGGTTCCCCAGTGTTAGGAACTCCAAAAGATCCAGTTGTTGAGGTTTATTCGTGTTCATACTGTACAAATTCTCCTATCTTTAACAGTGTTCTTAAACTAAACAAGCACATCAAAGAGAATCACAAAAATATTCCTTTGGCATTAAATTACattcataatggaaaaaaatctaGAGCTTTGAGTCCTTTGTCTCCTGTTACATTGGAACAATCTTCGCTAAAAATGATGCAGTCCTTAGGAGGCACTCCTTCAAGACCTGCAGGCGAATATATCTGTAATCAGTGTGGTGCCAAATACACATCCCTCGATGGCTTTCAGACTCACTTAAAAACTCATCTCGATACAGTTTTGCCAAAGCTAACATGTCCTCAGTGTAACAAAGAATTTCCAAACCAAGAATCCCTTTTAAAGCATGTTACCATTCACTTCATGATAACCTCTACATATTACATCTGTGAAAGCTGTGACAAGCAGTTCACATCAGTCGATGACTTACAGAAGCATTTGCTGGACATGcacacatttgtgttttttcgGTGCACACTGTGCCAAGAGGTGTTTGACTCTAAGGTCTCCATTCAGCTTCATTTGGCTGTGAAGCAcagtaatgaaaaaaaagtgtacCGTTGCACTTCCTGCAACTGGGACTTCCGAAcagaaactgacttgcagctccATGTGAAGCACAATCACTTGGAAAACCAGGGAAAAATCCACAAGTGCATTTTCTGTGGTGAATCTTTTGGCACTGAGGTAGAGCTGCAATGTCACATAACAACCCACAGCAAAAAGTACAATTGTAAATTCTGCAGCAAAGCTTTCCATGCAATTATTTTACTGGAAAAACACTTGAGGGAAAAACACTGTGTTTTTGAAGCTAAAACTCAAAACTGTGGAACCAATGGAGCTTCAGAGCAAATTCAGAAAGAAGAAGTGGAGCTACAGACGTTACTCACAAACAATCAAGAGTCCCATCATAGCCATGATGGCAGTGAAGAAGATATTGATACGTCAGAGCCAATGTATGGCTGTGACATATGTGGAGCTGCCTATACTATGGAATCCCTTCTGCAAAACCATCAGCTCCGAGACCATAATATCAGGCctggagagagtgcaattgtTAAGAAGAAAGCTGAACTGATTAAGGGGAACTTTAAATGCAATGTGTGTTCCCGTACATTCTTTTCCGAAGGTGGATTGCGAGAACACATGCAAACTCATTTGGGACCAGTAAAGCATTACATGTGCCCAATTTGTGGAGAAAGATTTCCTTCCCTTTTAACTCTTACTGAACACAAAGTCACCCACAGTAAGAGCTTGGACACAGGCAACTGCAGAATTTGTAAATTTCCTCTTCAAAGTGAGGAGGACTTCTTGGAGCACTGTCAGATGCATCCTGACCTGCGGAACTCCCTGACAGGATTCCGTTGTGTGGTGTGCATGCAGACTGTGACCTCAACTCTTGAGCTGAAAATCCATGGCACGTTTCATATGCAGAAAACTGGAACTGCTGTTCAAACTGCAGGTCGTGCACAGAACTTacagaaattatataaatgtgCCTCGTGCCTGAAAGAGTTTCGCTCAAAACAGGATCTTGTAAAGCTTGATATTAATGGTCTACCCTATGGCCTGTGTGCTAGCTGTGTTAATCTTAGCAAAAGTGCTAGTCCAAATACCAATGTGACTTTAAGCGCTAACAGACAGGTTATAAGCCAAACTGACAGCCTGACTTGCATGGAAGGTAAAAATAATAAGACATCTGTACTAAAGACACGATGCTCTAGCTGCAATGTTAAATTTGAATCAGAAATTGAACTTCAAAATCACATTCAGACAATCCACAGAGAGCTTGCATCAGAAAACAGTACAGCACAACTGAAAACTCCACAAGTTTCTCCAATGGCCAGGATAAGTCCTTCTCAGTCCGATGAG AAGAAAACATACCAGTGCATCAAGTGCCAGATGGTTTTTTACAATGAATGGGATATCCAGGTTCATGTTGCAAACCACATGATTG
- the znf521.L gene encoding zinc finger protein 521-like isoform X3, with the protein MSRRKQAKPRSLKDPNCKLEDKSEDGESTDCKKRQEEGDELEEEAVHSCDSCLQVFESLSDITEHKISQCQLTDGADVEDDPTCSWPASSPSSKDQASPSHGEGFDFGEEEGIPGLPYPCQFCDKSFSRLSYLKHHEQSHSDKLPFKCTYCSRLFKHKRSRDRHIKLHTGDKKYHCSECDASFSRSDHLKIHLKTHTSNKPYKCAICRRGFLSSSSLHGHMQVHERNKDCSQSGSRMEEWKMKDTQKCSQCEEGFDFPEDLQKHIAECHPECSPNDDRAALQCMYCHELFVEETSLLNHMEQIHNSEKKNSCNICSENFHSIEELYSHMDSHQHPESCNPSNSPSLVTVGYTSVSSTTPDSNLSVDSSIMVEVAPPLAKGRGRKRAVQQTGDVNAPTNKQAKVSYSCIYCSKQLFSSLAVLQIHLKTMHLDKPEQAHICQYCLEVLPSLYNLNEHLKQVHETQDPALIVSTMPTMVYQCNFCSEIFNDINMLQDHIRSSHGFANPVAKDSNAFFCPHCYMGFLTDTSLEEHIRQVHCELSNSRFGSPVLGTPKDPVVEVYSCSYCTNSPIFNSVLKLNKHIKENHKNIPLALNYIHNGKKSRALSPLSPVTLEQSSLKMMQSLGGTPSRPAGEYICNQCGAKYTSLDGFQTHLKTHLDTVLPKLTCPQCNKEFPNQESLLKHVTIHFMITSTYYICESCDKQFTSVDDLQKHLLDMHTFVFFRCTLCQEVFDSKVSIQLHLAVKHSNEKKVYRCTSCNWDFRTETDLQLHVKHNHLENQGKIHKCIFCGESFGTEVELQCHITTHSKKYNCKFCSKAFHAIILLEKHLREKHCVFEAKTQNCGTNGASEQIQKEEVELQTLLTNNQESHHSHDGSEEDIDTSEPMYGCDICGAAYTMESLLQNHQLRDHNIRPGESAIVKKKAELIKGNFKCNVCSRTFFSEGGLREHMQTHLGPVKHYMCPICGERFPSLLTLTEHKVTHSKSLDTGNCRICKFPLQSEEDFLEHCQMHPDLRNSLTGFRCVVCMQTVTSTLELKIHGTFHMQKTGTAVQTAGRAQNLQKLYKCASCLKEFRSKQDLVKLDINGLPYGLCASCVNLSKSASPNTNVTLSANRQVISQTDSLTCMEGKNNKTSVLKTRCSSCNVKFESEIELQNHIQTIHRELASENSTAQLKTPQVSPMARISPSQSDEKKTYQCIKCQMVFYNEWDIQVHVANHMIGCFLSQWRLAL; encoded by the exons ATGGTGCAGATGTAGAAGATGATCCAACTTGTTCGTGGCCTGCTTCATCACCTTCTAGTAAAGATCAAGCATCACCAAGCCACGGAGAAGGGTTTGATTTTGGGGAAGAAGAAGGTATTCCTGGACTGCCTTACCCATGCCAGTTCTGTGACAAATCCTTTAGCCGCCTCAGCTACTTAAAGCATCATGAACAAAGCCACAGTGACAAACTACCTTTCAAGTGCACATATTGTAGTAGACTGTTTAAACATAAACGAAGTAGGGACCGCCATATAAAACTGCACACAGGAGACAAAAAATATCACTGCAGTGAATGTGATGCATCATTCTCCAGAAGTGATCATCTTAAAATTCATTTGAAGACTCATACATCCAACAAGCCATATAAATGTGCCATTTGTAGGCGAGGTTTTCTATCATCTAGTTCTTTACATGGTCACATGCAAGTGCATGAAAGAAACAAAGACTGCTCTCAGTCAGGGTCTAGAATGGAAGAATGGAAGATGAAAGACACtcaaaaatgcagtcagtgtgaGGAAGGTTTTGACTTCCCTGAAGATCTCCAAAAGCATATAGCTGAATGTCATCCAGAATGTTCTCCAAATGATGACCGGGCTGCCCTCCAGTGTATGTATTGCCATGAATTATTTGTGGAAGAAACATCGCTGCTGAACCACATGGAGCAAATACACAATAGCGAAAAAAAGAATTCTTGTAACATTTGCTCTGAAAATTTCCATAGCATTGAAGAGCTTTACAGCCATATGGATAGCCATCAGCATCCAGAATCTTGTAATCCCAGTAACAGTCCATCTTTAGTTACTGTTGGGTATACATCTGTTTCAAGCACCACCCCTGATTCAAATTTATCTGTAGACAGTTCAATCATGGTAGAAGTTGCTCCCCCATTAGCAAAAGGCCGTGGCAGGAAAAGGGCTGTTCAACAGACAGGTGATGTCAATGCACCGACAAATAAACAGGCAAAAGTTTCATACAGCTGTATCTACTGCAGCAAGCAGCTCTTTTCTAGTTTGGCAGTTTTACAAATCCATCTTAAAACTATGCATTTAGATAAACCAGAGCAAGCTCACATCTGTCAGTATTGTTTAGAAGTCTTACCTTCCCTCTACAATCTGAATGAACATCTGAAACAGGTACACGAAACTCAGGATCCAGCACTAATTGTTTCTACTATGCCCACCATGGTGTATCAGTGTAACTTTTGTTCTGAAATATTCAATGATATAAATATGCTTCAGGACCACATAAGAAGTTCACATGGATTTGCAAACCCCGTTGCTAAAGACAGTAATGCCTTCTTTTGCCCCCACTGCTACATGGGGTTCCTTACTGATACATCTTTAGAAGAGCACATTCGGCAAGTTCATTGTGAACTTAGCAATTCTCGTTTTGGTTCCCCAGTGTTAGGAACTCCAAAAGATCCAGTTGTTGAGGTTTATTCGTGTTCATACTGTACAAATTCTCCTATCTTTAACAGTGTTCTTAAACTAAACAAGCACATCAAAGAGAATCACAAAAATATTCCTTTGGCATTAAATTACattcataatggaaaaaaatctaGAGCTTTGAGTCCTTTGTCTCCTGTTACATTGGAACAATCTTCGCTAAAAATGATGCAGTCCTTAGGAGGCACTCCTTCAAGACCTGCAGGCGAATATATCTGTAATCAGTGTGGTGCCAAATACACATCCCTCGATGGCTTTCAGACTCACTTAAAAACTCATCTCGATACAGTTTTGCCAAAGCTAACATGTCCTCAGTGTAACAAAGAATTTCCAAACCAAGAATCCCTTTTAAAGCATGTTACCATTCACTTCATGATAACCTCTACATATTACATCTGTGAAAGCTGTGACAAGCAGTTCACATCAGTCGATGACTTACAGAAGCATTTGCTGGACATGcacacatttgtgttttttcgGTGCACACTGTGCCAAGAGGTGTTTGACTCTAAGGTCTCCATTCAGCTTCATTTGGCTGTGAAGCAcagtaatgaaaaaaaagtgtacCGTTGCACTTCCTGCAACTGGGACTTCCGAAcagaaactgacttgcagctccATGTGAAGCACAATCACTTGGAAAACCAGGGAAAAATCCACAAGTGCATTTTCTGTGGTGAATCTTTTGGCACTGAGGTAGAGCTGCAATGTCACATAACAACCCACAGCAAAAAGTACAATTGTAAATTCTGCAGCAAAGCTTTCCATGCAATTATTTTACTGGAAAAACACTTGAGGGAAAAACACTGTGTTTTTGAAGCTAAAACTCAAAACTGTGGAACCAATGGAGCTTCAGAGCAAATTCAGAAAGAAGAAGTGGAGCTACAGACGTTACTCACAAACAATCAAGAGTCCCATCATAGCCATGATGGCAGTGAAGAAGATATTGATACGTCAGAGCCAATGTATGGCTGTGACATATGTGGAGCTGCCTATACTATGGAATCCCTTCTGCAAAACCATCAGCTCCGAGACCATAATATCAGGCctggagagagtgcaattgtTAAGAAGAAAGCTGAACTGATTAAGGGGAACTTTAAATGCAATGTGTGTTCCCGTACATTCTTTTCCGAAGGTGGATTGCGAGAACACATGCAAACTCATTTGGGACCAGTAAAGCATTACATGTGCCCAATTTGTGGAGAAAGATTTCCTTCCCTTTTAACTCTTACTGAACACAAAGTCACCCACAGTAAGAGCTTGGACACAGGCAACTGCAGAATTTGTAAATTTCCTCTTCAAAGTGAGGAGGACTTCTTGGAGCACTGTCAGATGCATCCTGACCTGCGGAACTCCCTGACAGGATTCCGTTGTGTGGTGTGCATGCAGACTGTGACCTCAACTCTTGAGCTGAAAATCCATGGCACGTTTCATATGCAGAAAACTGGAACTGCTGTTCAAACTGCAGGTCGTGCACAGAACTTacagaaattatataaatgtgCCTCGTGCCTGAAAGAGTTTCGCTCAAAACAGGATCTTGTAAAGCTTGATATTAATGGTCTACCCTATGGCCTGTGTGCTAGCTGTGTTAATCTTAGCAAAAGTGCTAGTCCAAATACCAATGTGACTTTAAGCGCTAACAGACAGGTTATAAGCCAAACTGACAGCCTGACTTGCATGGAAGGTAAAAATAATAAGACATCTGTACTAAAGACACGATGCTCTAGCTGCAATGTTAAATTTGAATCAGAAATTGAACTTCAAAATCACATTCAGACAATCCACAGAGAGCTTGCATCAGAAAACAGTACAGCACAACTGAAAACTCCACAAGTTTCTCCAATGGCCAGGATAAGTCCTTCTCAGTCCGATGAG AAGAAAACATACCAGTGCATCAAGTGCCAGATGGTTTTTTACAATGAATGGGATATCCAGGTTCATGTTGCAAACCACATGATTG